The genomic stretch GCTGACGGCCGTCGGCATGGTGCCGAAGATGCGCCGGTACACCGTCGCGGGGACCTTCGAGGTCGGTATGTACGAGTTCGACGCCTCGTTCGCCTACCTCGCGCTGCCGGTGGCGCAGGAGTTCGCCGGGCTCGCGGGCGTCACGGGCATCGAGGTCAAGCTCGCCGACGCGTTCGACGCCAAGCGCGTGGGGCGCGCGGTCGTCGCCGCGCTCGGGTTCCCGTACTGGGTCCGCGACTGGATGGACATGAACCGGAGCCTCTTCGCCGCGCTCCAGCTCGAGAAGCTCGCGCTGTTCGTGATCGTGACGATCATCGTCCTCGTGGCGGCGTTCGCCATCATCGGCCACCTCGTCCTGCTCGTCGCGGAGAAGCGCAAGGAGATCGGGGTCCTCAAGGCCATCGGCGCCTCGCGGCAGTCCGTCACCGCGACGTTCTTCGCCGTGGGGATGGCGATCGGCGTCGCGGGCACGGTCGCCGGCAGCGTCGTTGGTCTCCTGATCATCTGGGTGCAGAACACCTACAAGGTGATTCGCCTCGCCAGCGACGTCTACCAGATCGACTACCTGCCGATGAAGCTGACGCTGTCGGACGGGCTCATGGTGGTCGGCGCGACGCTCTTCCTCTCGTTTCTCGCGACGATCATCCCGGCGCGTCGGGCGGGCGCGCTCGAGCCGGTGGACGTCCTGAGGTACGAGTGAGCGAGCCGCTCCTGGTCGCCGAGGAGCTGGAGAAGGAGTATCGGACGGGCCCCGAAGTTGTGCGCGTCCTTCGGGGTGCGAGCCTCGTCGTGCGACCGGGCGAGATCGTCGCGCTCGTGGGCGCGTCGGGCGTCGGCAAGTCCACGCTCCTCCACCTCCTCGGCGCGCTCGACCGGCCCACGGCGGGCCGCGTCCTCTTCCGTGGCGAGGACCTGTTCGCACGCGGCGAGGCGGGGCTTGCCCACTACCGGCGAGAGGACGTCGGCTTCGTCTTCCAGTTTTACAACCTGCTCGGCGAGCTGTCCGCGCTCGAGAACGCCATGATCCCGGCGCTCCTCCTGCGGAAGCCCTCCGCCCAGGCGCGGGAGTTGGCCGCGGCCGCGCTCGCCGAGGTCGGCCTGGCCGACCGGCTGCGCCATTACCCGGGCGAGCTGTCGGGCGGCGAGCAGCAGCGCGTTGCGATCGCGCGGGCCCTCACGAATGGCCCCAGACTGGTTCTCGCCGACGAGCCCACGGGCAATCTAGACCCGAAGACGAGCGAGGTCATCTACGACCTGTTCCTCAGGCTCCAGGTCGAGCGCGGCATCGCCTTCCTCGTCGCGACCCACAATCCCGACCTGGCGCAGAAGGCCGAGCGGGGATACCGGCTCGTCGAGGGGCGGGCCCGGGAGATCGACGCGGGTGCCGGCTGAGCACGGTGACGGCCGGGCCGCTCCG from Candidatus Methylomirabilota bacterium encodes the following:
- a CDS encoding ABC transporter permease, with translation GGAGLADPGAVVARIAAIPGVRSATPFVHQQALFTTPGGGSHGGLVRGIDLRTPAVVQDIRSQLRSGTLEPVERGEPAILLGRELARALGVLPGDTVTVISPKGALTAVGMVPKMRRYTVAGTFEVGMYEFDASFAYLALPVAQEFAGLAGVTGIEVKLADAFDAKRVGRAVVAALGFPYWVRDWMDMNRSLFAALQLEKLALFVIVTIIVLVAAFAIIGHLVLLVAEKRKEIGVLKAIGASRQSVTATFFAVGMAIGVAGTVAGSVVGLLIIWVQNTYKVIRLASDVYQIDYLPMKLTLSDGLMVVGATLFLSFLATIIPARRAGALEPVDVLRYE
- a CDS encoding ABC transporter ATP-binding protein gives rise to the protein MSEPLLVAEELEKEYRTGPEVVRVLRGASLVVRPGEIVALVGASGVGKSTLLHLLGALDRPTAGRVLFRGEDLFARGEAGLAHYRREDVGFVFQFYNLLGELSALENAMIPALLLRKPSAQARELAAAALAEVGLADRLRHYPGELSGGEQQRVAIARALTNGPRLVLADEPTGNLDPKTSEVIYDLFLRLQVERGIAFLVATHNPDLAQKAERGYRLVEGRAREIDAGAG